The following are from one region of the Mycolicibacterium diernhoferi genome:
- a CDS encoding TetR/AcrR family transcriptional regulator: MPERPVSGLRERKKLRTRATLIETAAELCEKQGFDNTTVEQIAAAADVSPRTFSRYFPTKEAVFFAIVEETADVIASLIETLPTDITEYEAMLRAHLQVLAPGPDGRPTPDFHRMAALVRISNWTAIMNAATRGLGTPGNPPIEPQILGARITAAYETFTRTWGPWTRGAQAAETPDRQPPASVPDC; the protein is encoded by the coding sequence ATGCCTGAGCGTCCGGTCAGCGGGCTGCGGGAACGCAAGAAACTCAGAACCAGGGCCACCCTGATCGAGACCGCGGCCGAATTGTGCGAGAAGCAGGGGTTCGACAACACCACGGTCGAACAGATCGCGGCCGCCGCCGACGTGTCCCCGCGCACCTTCTCCCGGTACTTCCCGACCAAGGAGGCGGTGTTCTTCGCGATCGTCGAGGAGACCGCGGACGTCATCGCCTCGCTGATCGAGACGCTGCCCACCGACATCACCGAGTACGAGGCGATGCTGCGAGCCCACCTGCAGGTGCTGGCGCCGGGGCCGGACGGCCGGCCCACACCGGACTTCCACCGGATGGCGGCGCTGGTCCGGATCTCGAACTGGACCGCGATCATGAACGCGGCGACCCGGGGGTTGGGGACCCCGGGAAATCCGCCGATCGAACCTCAGATCCTCGGCGCTCGGATCACCGCAGCATATGAGACCTTCACCCGGACGTGGGGCCCGTGGACCAGGGGGGCGCAGGCGGCCGAAACCCCCGACCGGCAACCCCCCGCAAGCGTGCCGGATTGTTAG
- a CDS encoding TetR/AcrR family transcriptional regulator produces the protein MSGASRGTDLGLRERKKQRTRAILIDAALRLCLEQGYEHTTVDQIAAAAEVSPRTYSRYFATKEAVFLTLLDDVSEQVAVEVGRLPHGTGPIEALRSAHTAVLTRVLDRRGGAVTSDRVALILRIFNNANALQQSAFEYRSTVVAGALAKLMGVEIGDRRLQLGLSVFSVLIVTACADLVADAEGAPLGPALMIERINEACEQVAGFAAELFSTGPGGADVVTNA, from the coding sequence GTGTCCGGCGCGAGCAGGGGAACCGATCTCGGTTTGCGGGAGAGAAAGAAGCAACGCACTCGAGCGATCCTCATCGATGCGGCGCTACGGCTTTGTCTGGAACAGGGCTACGAGCACACCACCGTCGATCAGATCGCGGCGGCCGCCGAGGTATCCCCGCGTACCTACAGCCGGTACTTCGCCACCAAAGAGGCAGTCTTCCTGACACTCCTGGACGACGTCTCCGAGCAGGTCGCCGTCGAAGTCGGCCGGCTGCCGCACGGCACCGGCCCGATCGAGGCGCTGCGGTCGGCGCACACCGCGGTGCTGACCAGGGTGCTCGACCGCCGGGGCGGTGCCGTCACCAGCGATCGGGTGGCGCTCATCCTGCGGATCTTCAACAACGCGAATGCCTTGCAGCAGAGCGCATTCGAATACCGGTCGACAGTGGTGGCCGGTGCTCTCGCCAAGCTGATGGGCGTCGAGATCGGTGACCGCAGGCTGCAACTCGGTCTCTCGGTGTTCTCCGTGCTCATCGTCACCGCCTGTGCCGATCTGGTCGCCGACGCCGAAGGGGCGCCGCTGGGGCCGGCCCTGATGATCGAGCGCATCAACGAGGCGTGTGAGCAGGTGGCCGGCTTCGCCGCCGAGCTGTTCAGCACCGGCCCGGGTGGCGCGGACGTCGTGACGAATGCCTGA
- the pdxH gene encoding pyridoxamine 5'-phosphate oxidase encodes MGPEQLARMRAEYGSVEKDGSPDLDADWVAQGWVVLFHQWLADAHAAGLSEPNAMVVGTVDAQGRPVTRTVLCKSAEENGITFFTNYDSAKGEQLAIQPYASATFPWYGLGRQIHVRGPVIRVSAQETADYWSKRPRGSQLGAWASRQSAPIESRAALLERLADVSARFADVEQVPVPPNWGGYLIEPEVVEFWQGRENRVHNRIRVTPADGRVQRLQP; translated from the coding sequence ATGGGACCCGAACAGCTGGCGCGGATGCGCGCGGAATACGGATCGGTGGAAAAGGACGGCAGCCCGGATCTGGATGCCGACTGGGTCGCGCAGGGCTGGGTGGTGTTGTTCCACCAGTGGCTGGCCGACGCGCACGCGGCCGGGCTGTCCGAACCCAACGCGATGGTGGTCGGCACCGTCGACGCGCAGGGGCGTCCGGTCACCCGCACCGTGCTGTGCAAGAGCGCCGAAGAAAACGGGATCACGTTCTTCACCAACTACGACTCGGCAAAGGGTGAGCAGTTGGCAATACAGCCGTATGCCTCGGCGACGTTCCCGTGGTACGGCCTCGGACGCCAGATTCATGTGCGCGGACCGGTGATCCGGGTGTCCGCGCAGGAGACGGCGGACTACTGGTCCAAGCGTCCACGTGGTTCGCAGTTGGGTGCCTGGGCCTCGAGGCAGTCCGCGCCGATCGAGTCCCGGGCGGCGCTGCTGGAACGGCTCGCCGACGTCAGCGCACGCTTTGCCGACGTCGAACAGGTTCCGGTACCGCCGAATTGGGGCGGATACCTGATCGAGCCCGAGGTTGTCGAGTTCTGGCAGGGCCGGGAAAACCGCGTGCATAACAGGATTCGGGTCACTCCGGCCGACGGGCGGGTGCAGAGGCTGCAACCGTAG